In the Myxococcus guangdongensis genome, one interval contains:
- a CDS encoding DUF1552 domain-containing protein has product MFSRRTVLKGMAAGLFAPYFHEVHAQTSKPPARLVLVLECNGVYPRALLSAGTRTALGGRATTTDRIFWDAYKDTPLVREGDNLATAACLGPLASSSGNLDLVNRSAVLLGLSSLIAGGGHSSGTGALSCAVNGAGATFDAVIAPRLRRGAPFDVLRLGTSSARVSIVYETCALGPRKPAGIIVNPSLAFDSTFGSLLGGSTNGRDRKMLFDFALADSRKALAEFRGNSNERLKLERYLASLESLRTREDQLGGMADRVRPYLPPAPKDNPLITGAGSPPDSLKWFEAQFQIATASLLGGLTNTVVLATGTSGFDVAYGADVADVARHNLQHGLDAGQNWDRVAEVTRRHVQLVANLARTLAATPEVGASGSMLDHTAIVFMSDNGEQHHSTSREWPKLVVGGNALGLKTDGRTVVYPKFDAARNRQVSNLFNTLGHAFGDADFNTFGQEGSTRIAQGPLSELYG; this is encoded by the coding sequence ATGTTCTCGCGACGAACCGTCCTGAAGGGCATGGCCGCCGGCCTCTTCGCGCCCTACTTCCATGAGGTCCACGCCCAGACGTCCAAGCCGCCGGCGCGCCTGGTGCTGGTCCTCGAGTGCAATGGTGTCTACCCGCGCGCGCTCCTGAGCGCGGGCACCCGCACGGCGCTGGGGGGGCGCGCCACCACCACCGACCGCATCTTCTGGGATGCGTACAAGGACACGCCGCTGGTGCGCGAGGGCGACAACCTGGCCACCGCGGCCTGTCTGGGGCCGTTGGCGTCGTCTTCCGGGAACCTCGACCTGGTGAATCGCTCCGCCGTGCTGCTGGGGCTCTCGAGCCTCATCGCGGGTGGAGGTCACTCCAGCGGGACGGGGGCCTTGAGCTGCGCGGTGAACGGCGCGGGCGCGACCTTCGACGCGGTGATTGCGCCGCGCCTGCGCCGGGGGGCACCGTTCGACGTGCTGCGCCTGGGCACCAGCTCCGCGCGCGTGTCGATTGTCTATGAGACGTGCGCGCTCGGGCCCCGCAAGCCCGCGGGCATCATCGTCAACCCGTCGCTCGCGTTCGACAGCACCTTCGGCTCGCTGCTGGGCGGCTCGACGAACGGGAGAGATCGCAAGATGCTCTTCGACTTCGCGCTGGCCGACTCGCGCAAGGCGTTGGCGGAGTTCAGGGGCAACTCGAACGAGCGGCTGAAGCTGGAGCGCTACCTCGCGTCGCTCGAGTCGCTGCGCACGCGGGAGGACCAGCTCGGTGGCATGGCGGACCGCGTACGGCCCTACCTGCCGCCGGCGCCGAAGGACAACCCGCTCATCACCGGCGCGGGCTCACCGCCCGACTCGCTGAAGTGGTTCGAGGCGCAGTTCCAGATCGCCACGGCGTCGCTGCTGGGCGGGCTGACGAACACGGTGGTGCTGGCGACGGGGACCTCGGGCTTCGACGTCGCCTACGGCGCGGACGTGGCCGACGTCGCGCGACACAATCTGCAGCACGGCCTGGACGCGGGGCAGAACTGGGACCGCGTCGCCGAGGTGACCCGGCGCCACGTGCAGCTCGTCGCCAACCTGGCGCGGACGCTGGCCGCCACGCCCGAGGTCGGCGCGAGCGGCTCGATGCTGGACCACACCGCCATCGTCTTCATGTCCGACAACGGCGAGCAGCACCACTCGACGTCGCGGGAGTGGCCGAAGCTCGTGGTGGGTGGCAACGCGCTGGGCCTGAAGACGGACGGTCGCACGGTCGTCTACCCGAAGTTCGACGCGGCCCGGAACCGGCAGGTCTCCAACCTCTTCAACACGCTCGGCCACGCGTTCGGAGACGCGGACTTCAACACCTTCGGGCAGGAGGGCAGCACGCGCATCGCGCAGGGACCGCTGAGCGAGCTGTATGGCTGA